The DNA sequence CCCGGAGCCTCCCGGGGATTGGGGCAAGTTGCTCTGGGGCGGATCCCCCCGGTCTCTGCGCTCCGGGACCACCCCCGTTTCTCCCCCCTCCCCCCCCCCCCCCCCCCCCCCCCGTCTTCCAGAAGCGATCGACCGACCTGTGGACCTGATCGACAGTGCCGCACCGCAGTCGTCTGCAGAGCGGCGCCTCCAATTCAGTTGCCGACGATTTGGCGCTCGATGATCATCGAGAAGGTGCGGCTCTGGCGGAGTTCCTCGAGGGCCCCGTTGAGGCGCGCGAGGATCTTCTGGGCGTCGGGATGCGCGCGCAGAACGGCGGCATGCAACGTGATGACGCCGACCGGCGATTCGAGCAGACGCACGCGCTCCTGAAGGCCCGCGGCCTCGACCGCAGCTTGGCCGATCCGGTCGTTCGTCATCATGAGATCAGCGCTGCCCTCGGCCAGAAGCGCGAGGCAGGCGGCAGGAGTCGCACGGCGCTCGACGACGACGCTGCCGAGCGAGACGCCACGATCCTCGACGAAGTCGCGCAACGGCGAGACGTCCTGATCGTCCGGAACGCAGACCCGCTTGCCGACCAGTTCCTCGCCCTTGGCGAGGTCGATCTCGAGCGAATTCCTCGCAAACAGGACGAGGAGTGTCTGCATGATCGGCGCCGAGAAGCGATAATTGTCGCAGGCCAGCGCCGAGCGCAGCGTGATCTCGCCGGGTCGCTCACAATTCGGCAGGACAACGGGAAGCATGGCGTCGAACTCACCGGCCGCGAGCCGCTCGACGAGCATGGTTTCGCCTTCGCCCACCCACTCGAGGCTCGCGACGGCGGCACCCTCTCCCTCCGGCGTCGATTCCGTCAACGCCGTCCGGAGCAGCTCGACGGCGACGCCACCGGCTGGAAGCGACTGGTCGGCGAACTGGTCGATGGCCACAGCGGCGAGCCGTAGGCCGAGGCCGGGTGTCTCGTCCGAGACATCGTCCGCCACCTTGCGGGGGCCCGACGAGGCGCCGTCACTCGAGGTGGTGGCCGATGCCGCGCCTTCAGCATTCGCCAGTCGGGTCGGCGGCGAGGCGCCCGCGTTCGATGACTCGACGGGGCTTGCCACCGCGTTCGCGCCGCCAGGCGGCGCCACGGGTACGGTCGCGGCATCCACCACGGCGGCCGTGGTCTCGCCCCGGGTGGTCAGGCCCGTCGATGCGGTGCCTCGGTCAGCAGGCGGGGGTGTCGCACCGGATGCCGCAGGAAGCCGCGCCAAGGGCACTTCGACGGAACGGGGGTCCTCGCCCTCGGGGGCCGGACGCTGGACCGGGGAAGCTGATGGTGGAACACGCTCGGCATCGATCCGCGCACGGGCGGTCCGCGTCGACGACAGCAGTTCGGCAACCCGATCGAGGTGCTGCCATTCCGGGATCGCGGTGTCGGGATCGAAGGTGCGCCAGATCGGGTGGCGGGACGGGTCCCGTAAATCGGCGAAGCGGCGGAACATCGTGTCGATGAGGGTGCGAACGGGCTGATAGCGCGGCGAATCCGACTTCCAGTTGAAGCTGACCAGCAGGGTCGCGACTCCGACCGTATCGAGCCCACCGGGGGTCGCGGCCGACGCGACACGGACCGGGCGGTAGACCGCGGCCACGGCTTCGCTCGCGGGCACCGGCAGAACCCGCAGTCCCTTGCGGCGCGCCACGGCGCCGAGCGCGGCATCGAGATCACCCGCCACGATCAGCGTTGCATCGGCACGCCCGGCGGCGACCTGGTCCAGCGGATTTCGGTCCTGGCGATGCTCGATGGCGATTTCGATTCCGAGGAGGGAAAACAAGGTGCGCGCGCTGATGTGCTCCGGGGTGTCGAGCCCCGGCGTGACGAGGACGCGGCCGGCGAGGGAGGCGAGGTCGGGCACATTGTCGCGGGCCACGACCAGAAGCGTATTCTCATAGAGGGGCGTGACGAGCCTGAGGTCGCGCTGTGCCCTCGCGAACTGGCGCTCGATGGACAGGAAACGCAGCACGTCCGCGTTCATGACCCCCATGTCGATGCCGCGCAAGCGCAGTACGTCGCGCACGTTCGCGACCTGGCCGTAGCCGAGGGCCGGCACGATCCGCAGCCGCCCCGGGCGATCGAAGAGGCGCGCGAGATCGGCGATGGCGGCGATGGAGGGGGCGGACGGATCGGCCACGCCACTGGTCAGGATCGTCAGCCGGCCCTGGTTGACCTCGTCGAGGGAAGCGGTCGTCTGGGCCAACGCCCGCGGCGCGAGAACGATCAAGAACAGCGCCAGTGCAAGGCCGGGCCGCAATCCTTGCGACAGCAGAATCCTCGCCATCGTACTCCCCCAATCACGCCAGCCCAAACCGCCAACCCGAACCCGGCGCAAGACGACGCGCCGCTTCCCCCAGCCCGAGCCGACGTGAAACGCGAACCCCGCCACAGTAATTCGTGGTCCGACAGTGCCCGATGGACACGATCAGGGGGCGCCTGTCATCATTCCGCCGTCGGTGCCCGACAAATTCGGCAAAGAAAGTGGTGTGGTGATGGCCTAGGGGGGCAAATGCGCAAACTTCGAGATCTTTCGACCTCATTGATGGCCCTAGTCGTGGTCCCGATGCTCTTGGCCGGGCTTTCCAGACCGGCGGCGGCCCAGGAGTGCGGCCGCGAATACGTCGTCCAGGAAGGCGACTCGCTCGCGCGCATCGCACGCACCGTCTACGGACAGGCGGCCAGCTGGACCATCATCTTCTATGCCAACCAGGACAGGCTCGGGGCCGGCAACTCGCTTCTGGTGCCCGGGCTTTCCATCCGTATTCCCTGCGTCGGCCAGGAGACGAACCTGCCGCCCGCCGCGACCGTCGAAGCGATCCCGGCGGCACCCGCGCCGATCACGACGTCGTCGAGCCTGCGCCGCGTCGAATTCCTCACGGCGAGCGGGTATGCTCCCTTCACCGAACGGGCACTCGAGAACGGCGGCATGCTGACCGAGGTGGTGACCGCCGCCATGGAGCGGCTCAAGGCCGAAGCGACGACGCCGATCGAATACAATATCTCCTGGGTGAACGACTGGGCGGCGCACCTCAATCCGCTGCTGCGCAACCGGGCGTTCGACCTCGGTTTTCCCTGGTTCCAGCCGCCATGCGAGCAGTTCAACCAGCTCGATGAAGACAGCCAGATGCGCTGCCAGAGCTTTTTCTTCTCGGAGCCGCTTTTCGAGCCGCTGATCCTGCTCTTCGTGCGCAAGGATTCGACCTTCGAATTCAACAGCGACGGGGAAATTCTCGGTCGAACGCTCTGCCGGCCCGCCGGCTACTTCGTGTTCGACCTCAACCAGGATGGTCGCAACTGGCTGTCGGAAAACCGGATCACGCTGCTCAGGCCGCAGTCGGTCGAGGAATGCTTCCGGTTGCTCGTGGACGGGCGCATCGACGGGGTTGCGCTCAACGAGTTCACGGGACGCGCCGCGCTCGCCTCGCTCGGTTTGTCCAACCAGGTCAAGGCGATCGAACGACCGCTCGCGATCTCGGCCCTGAGGGTGACGGTGCCAAAGACGCATCCGCACGCCCGCACGCTGCTCTATTACGTGAACAGCGCGCTGCGTCGTCTTCGGGAAGACGGCGAGTACGATCGCATTATCGACCGCCACCTCACGGCCTATTGGGAGCAACTCGCCGAGGAGGAGCGCGCACGCACCGCAGAGCAGGCTCCGAAAGCCGAAGGCGGTTCGTCATCGGCCAATTGAGGCCGGTGCACGGGTGACGGCGGCGCGATATGGCGCTCAATGGGCGGATCGCCGGTTCGGGCTCACCGGCCGGCGACGCCATTCATGGCGGCGGTCGCCGCTGGCGCGGAACAGCGAAGCGCGCCGCGCCTTACCTCACCGGGTGTCGCTGGTGATGGCACCCGCCGAGGCCGGCGCACGATGGCGGCGCATGGCACGGATGATGGCGTCGACGTTGGCGCTCTCGGACAGCGAACCTTCATCGATCGCCAACCCCTGCCACTTGCGGTACCAGCTCTCGGCCTCGGCGACATCGGCCAGGGCCGTTCCCCCCGGAACCCGAGCCAGCAAGCTCGGATCGTAAGTTCGCGCCATGGCAAGGGCGACCTCGGCGCTCGCGATCACACGAGCCGTCGCCGCCAGGAGTTCTCGCGCCGACAGGATGTCGCCGCGCGCGACCATGGCATTCGCCTCGCCCAGGGCCACCGGCAACACGGCCTGGGCGACCAGGGGATTGGCCGCTTCGAGGCGAGCCCGCAAGGGAGGGTAAGCCGAGCCGACGAGATCGGCGACGCTCGAGTAGAGCGCGAGAGCGCGGCCAGCGGAGGCCTGCGCCTCGGCACCGGCATTGCGGCCCAGGATGATGGGATCATAAGTCTCGGCGAGCGCGAGAATGGCATCAGGGTGATCCGGCGTTGCCAACGGCCCGAGCAACGCGCGGGCGGTGCCGACGTCGCCCTTCTCGAGGTGCTCGGCCGCCAGCTCCATGGCGAGGCGCGGATCGCGATCGCTTGCCCGGCTGCTTTCAGTGGGCGTGGTCGAGAGTTCCACGTCGGCGTCCGTCGCGGTCAGGCGGACGGTGGGGGCGCGGTGGCTTTGGCGCTCGGCGGCCAGGACCTCGGTCTCGAGGGATGGAAATTCCGCGGCTCGTGCCGCGACAATCAGCGGCCGGACACCGCTCGCGGCGCGGCCCGGCGGCCGTGGAGCGAGTTCGATACCCGCAATCGACGGCTCTCGCGGCAGTGACGCCAATGTCCGCGTCGCCTGGACGCTCGACGGCATGCGGGAGGGGACCGCCTCGGACGCCCCGGTTTCGCGTTCGAGGGGCGCACCGCCCGAGCCGGGATCCCCGGGCTCGACGGCGAGCGTGCCGACGGTCGCGACTTTGGCGAGCGACCCGAACTCGACGGGGACGGAGATATCGGCATCGACCTTCGATGCCTCGGCGCCCGCGGTGGGGCCGACAGCTCCCGAAAACGCGATCGCCCCCGGGACGGCGGCCTCCAAGCGCAGTTCCGCAGGTGCGTGAGCAACCGAGGCGATCGGGGCGCGATCGAGCGACGCCACGACGAGCCCGGTACCGGTGGAATTTCGATCCGGTGGCAACGAGCCCGAGGCCGCGCTCAGCAGTTCGTCAGTCGGCTCCGGCCAAGGCCCGAGTTGCTGCGCCGCGACGACGAGGCCGAGAACCAAGGCGCCGGCCGCGCTCGTGGCCATGAGCCATGGCCGGGCGCCATGAGCCGTAGTGCCACGCGCCTCGTTCGCGACACCTTGGAGGCGACGGGCGCGCCGGGAAATCGGGATGAATTGCGCCGCGCGTGGGCGGACGGGTTCTGGTTCGTCGGCGATGACGAGGTGTGACTGCGGTTCGTGCTTGCCGCTGCCCGCAGCTGCGGGTTCGCAATCCAGGTGGGGCGGGTTCGTCTCTATGCCGCCGGACCGGGTCGGAGCAACTCCCTGACGCGAATGCGCACCTTCCAGCCGCTGCTCGAGATCACGTAGTGTCGACGGAGCGCAGTCGGAAACCCCTGCGGGAAAGGCGAGAGGGCGCACGGCTAGGGCGGCAACGTTGCTCGCCACCGCCTCATCGGCCGGCGGGATGGGCGCGACTGGCGTGGCGGGCCTCTGCCCCGGGCGCACCGAGAAATCCATGTCGAGATCTGGAAGTGCGCGATGGGGCATGCCGCCGCGCACCGTGGTGCTGACGGCCGTGCGCACGGCACGAAGCACGCTTTCGCGCAGTTCGTCCGTGGCCGCCAACTGGCCTGAACCCTGGCGGGCCGGCGACGTCTTGTCGGCCTGCGCATGGTCGCCAGCCGCACGTCCCTCCTCGGCACGCTGTTCGGCCCGCGGGTCGTCTCCTCCAGCGACCGACGACATCAATCACGCCCCGTCCGCAAGCCTTACGTCCGATCCACCCGGGCCGCGCCGCGACGATCGCCGCCACTCCACGGTCCGTCCCCAATATCCGATCCGCCAGCCCCGATCCCGCGATCGGCGCGCCGACGGGCCACCGCTCCCGGCGATAGCCAGCAACGCGATGGCGCCGAACCGGACACGACTGAAACCCTGTCACGCGACGGCGACCGAAATGCGGCGATGGCGCCGCTTCCGCGTGGCTGCTCAAGTGGTTGCGGTAAGGAACCGGTCGAACGGCCAGAACCTGGAAGCCTCAACCAAGATTATTCTATACGGTATCCACAAGAATTCCACATTTCGTGGCTCTCAATACGGCTGGGGACCATGGCCGCAAGGCCGATCGTTGCGTACCGGGGGGCTCGATGTCGTTCTGGAGTAACAGTCTGGGGTTCGGCCGGGCAAAGGCCATCGGTAACGGGCATTTGCGGGTCAGCGAGTTGGGCGACGAGCAAAGGGACATCGACCACGAGGTGGCGCCAGAGGGCGATGGCGTCGTCATCAGTGTTGGCGCTAACGACGAACGACCGCTTTCGCAGCGCCTCGGAGAGGTCGACGCCGGGCGCGCCGAGCAGTATTCCAAGAGCATCCAACGCATCGAAGCGGCGGTCTATCTCGTCGCGGGCGCCGTCGCGTCGCTGGACTCCCTCGAAATCCAGATCGTTCGCGCAAAAGCCGAACTGGAGCGCCTGCGGCTCGCGGGCGAACCGGTCGATATCGACAAGGTCCACCTCGTCGTCCAACAGATGGTCGAGCATGTCGCCAACGTCGTCGGCGACTTCGAGAACGGCGACATCAACCTCCTGCGTGACGCACGCCTGCAGGTCCGCTTCGTGACGACCAAGGACCTCGACCGGCCCGTGCAGGACTATGGCCTCGACCTCACGCTCATCGCGCTCGACAATCTCGCAGCGCTGCACGTGCGCGCGGGCCGCGACCCGGTCAAACTCGAGCGCTTCCTCGATGGACTGCACAAGATCGTGCACTCCAACATCCACATCCTCTCGAGCCTTATCCTCGCCCTCTTTGCATCGCGTGACTACACGAACGAAGTCACGCGGCTCGCGCTCGATATGGGCGTGCTCGGGCAGCAGGAGCGCCGCGAACTGCCCTCGCTCGCCGACCTCAAGTCCATGAACGAGGCCTTGCGGCGCAAACCCATCCTGCTCTCGGACGCAACGCGTGAGGCAGGCGAGCGATTGCGCCAGCAGTGCCAGGATGGTCGGAGCAGTCTGCTCGCGCTGCTGGAGCCCGGCCGGACCAGGACGGTCGGAAGCTAGGGGACCCGACGCAGTTCCTGCGCGAACGCGCCCACCGCAAGGCGACAGGCCCGAAACCTCAGCGAAGCCGCTGACCCGTGGCGGTGCGCGCGCGGCCGTTCTTGCGAGTGTGCGAGGAAGGATATTGGCAAGGTGAGGCCGTCGGACGGCGGACGGCGTCCCGCGCGCCCCGGCGACGGAAGCCAAGGCCAAGCAGGGAAAGAAAGCCGGACACGGCGGGGAGGGGGACAATGGGCGCGCGAGCGGCGAACATCGCGGCACTCGGGCGACTGGCGCTCGGCGGAGAGCTCAGGGAGGCAACCGACTCGCTGCTGGCACTCGGAGAGCAGCTGGCGCGCGAACTCGATGGCGAAGGGGCCGACCTCGTTCAGCGGGCCCTGCGGGCGATGCGGTGCGAAACCTGCCAGATCAGCGTGATCGGTCAGGTCAAAGGAGGAAAAACATCACTCCTGAACGCTCTGATCCGCCGACCGAAGCTGCTGCCCACGGCGGACGTGCCCTGGACGGCGGTCGTCACCCGCGCCCACTTCGGATTTCCCGAAGGCCCGAACAGCGGCGCGACGTTCACGTTCTTCGATGAAGCGGAGTGGACGCGGCTGGCGGAGGGCGGGGGACGGCTTCGCGAACTGGCGGAGACGCTGCTGCCGAACTTCAACCAGGGAGAACTTCAGCGCCAGCTCGAGCAGATGCGTTCGAACGTCAGCCGGAGGCTGGGAGACGATCTCGGTGGATACCTCGGAAAGGCACATCATTTCGAGGAGGCCAGCCCCGAGCTGATCGCCCGCTACGTCGCCGCGGAGGCGAGCGCCGGAGCAACGGAGCGACAGCACTTCGCCGACATCACGCGCTCGGCGGATCTCTATTTCGATCTCGACAGCAGGGGATTCCCCCTGACCCTCATCGATGCGCCGGGCACGAACGACCCGTTTCTCGTGCGTGAGGAGATCACACTGCGGATGATCGAGGACGCGGAGGCCTGCGTGGTCCTCGTATCCGCGCACGAGCCGATGGGGCTGTCCGATCTCGGACTTCTGCGGCTCCTCAGAGGACTGCGCAAGGAGCGGCTCCTGCTCTTCGTCAACCGGATCGACGAGGTCGACGATCTGCCCGATCGTGCCGAGGCATTGCGCCAGCGCATCCGCAACGTGCTCGCCGCCGAACTGCCGGGAACGCGCGTGCCGATCGTGCTCGGAAGCGCAAGGTGGGCAAATCTGGCGCTGTCCGGAGATTCCTCCCGGCTCGCGCCGACCGAAGTGGACAGGCTCATCGCCTACGCGACGAGGCTGCTCGCACCCGATGAGGATGAGAAAGAAAACTGGCTTCGCAGATCTGGCGATGCGGAATTCCGCCAGGGGTTGATGCTGCGCTGCTCAGGCCTTGCCGACCTGGAACTCAACCTGTCCTGGCTCATGTCGCGCGGCCGGGCCAGCCACTATGCGCATCAGGCCAGCGCGACATTTGCAACGGTTGCCGAGAGTGTCGAGATGGGAATCCGTGGCGATCTCGAGGATATGCGAAGGCAGAAGGAGAACGCCCTCGACCAGAGCCGTCTGGTGGAAGCGGAGCGGAACCGGGCGGACCGCGAGCGTAAGCGCCTCAATTCCATAGCGGAACGGCTCAACGAATTGTGTCGGCGCTCGATGAGCGATCTCGACCAGGTCGGCCCGAGCCTTCGGTCGTCGCTCGAGGCGAGCCTTCGCAAGGAGATATACGCCTTCGCCCGCAACGAGCGCGCCCGGCTCCTGGAGCGGTTGGAAGGCGGTGGAGGTGGCGAGCGCGTCTATCGCTGCGACACCAGCCCGCTCCACCAACGCATCTCGGAGGTTTTCGTGCGCGAGTACCGGTGGGCGAGGCAGGGTCTCGTCAACACCCAGCGCATCACGGCCATCCGCATGCGTCACCTCCTCATGGAGGCGTTGCCGGACATCGAGATCGATCTCGACTTCGCGGCGATCGGTAGCTCGTTCGTCTACCCGCCACTCGCCCCGCTCGGTCAGGCGCTGGCGTTCGATCTCGAGCAGAAGTGGTGGCAACAGTGGTGGCGAAGGCGGCGCGAGCCGGTGGTCACGGCCGGTGCGCTCGAACAGCTCATCCTGCACGAATTCCTTCCGGTGGCCCAGAAACTCGTCGGCACAGCGACCGAGCAACTGAGCGAACAGGTGGATTCCGCCAAGTGGCGGATTTCCCTCAGCGGTCGAAAGGCTCAACAGACCATCGAGCACCTGGCATTGCGGCTCGGAGCGCTTCGGGCACCGGATACCGATGAATTGATCGGGGTGGAGACTGCAAGGGGGGCTTCAAGGGATTCTGGCACATCCTCGACGGCGCCGCTTTCGGAGCGGATTTCAGCACTGGAGGTTCGGCTCGAAGCGTGCGCGCGACTGAAGCGGAAGCTGCAGACGCTGACGACGCGTCTCGAGGGGCTGCTGCGCTGAACGCAGCGCCGCGCAGAGCACTGTCGCGGCTCCTCACGCCTCGTCGAGGCGCGTGACGATGACGCTGCTCAGCTCGAGCGTCTTGTGCACCGGACAGAGATCCGCGATCTCGAGCAGGCGCGCGCGCTGCTCCCCTGTCAGGTCGCCTTCGACCTTTATTCTCCTCTCAAAGCAATCGATTCGCCCGACGCGGCCCTCGCCGCAGTCGCTGCAATCCTCGGCGTGGACCTTGCCATGACTGACGTCGACGCGAACCCGCGTCAAGGACAGGCCTTTTCGCGCGCCGTACATGCGCAGCGTCATGGAGGTGCAGGCTCCGAGCGCCGCGGCGAGGAGATCGTAGGGTCCGGGCCCCGAGTCGTCACCTCCGACGTCCAGCGGTTCATCCGCAAAGAGAATATGGGAGCCGCTCGAGACACGCTGCTGGAAACGCCCCACGCCGGTCTCCTCGATCCGGACGACTCCCGCAGGCGGTGGTCCGTCGCTCGCAGGGCCGAGAGCGGCAAGCTCGTCCCGGTTTTCCATTCCGCCAGGACCAACCCCAAGCGCACCCATTGCCGCCTGCTCCTTGCCCCCATCGTGCGCACCGTCGACAGCCACGTAGCGTTCCGCCCAGGCGGCGATGACGCGTGCACAATACGTCGCATCACGCCGGCGCGTCAGGAGGTGATCGGCGTCGTCGAGGGAGACGAAGCTCTTGGGGTGGCGGGCGGCCACGAAAATCCTTGCCGCATTCTCGATGCCGACGACCTCATCGCGCGGAGCGTGCATGACGAGGAGCGCACGACCGAGCGCGGCGACCTTGCCGAGGAGCCCGGCGGCGCGGGCGTCCTCGACGAACTCTCTCCGAATCTTGAATGTTCGACCGCCGAGCGTGACATCGGCCGCGCCGCGCTCCTCGATCTCGCCGAGCCGTGGAGAGATATGCGCGAGAACGTGAGCGACATCGGCCGGGGCACCGATGGTGGCGACGGCACGCACCTCGGGAATGCGCGATGCGGCCGAGATCACTGCGGCACCGCCGAGGCTGTGTCCGATGAGAATGGAGGGTGCCGCGAGCACCCCGCGCAGATGATCGGCAGCGCGCACGACATCCTCCACATTGGAGGAAAAATGCGTGCCGGCGAACTCACCCTCGCTTTCGCCGAGGCCCGTGAAGTCGAAGCGGAGCACGGCAATTGCCCGGTCGGCGAGCCCCCGGGCGATGCGCGTGGCGGCAAAAACGTCCTTGGAACAGGTGAAACAGTGCGCAAAGAGCGCGACTGCGCGGGGCGGTTCGGAGGGCAGCTCGAGCCGGGCCGAAAGCTTGGCGCCGTTCCAGCCCGCGAACGACATCTGTGTGGAGGTGCTGCCCATATCGGTTCCTTTCGCCCGGCATCCGCCGCCTGCGGTTCCCACGCGACCCGCATCGCCCGCCCCAACGCCAAACTCACCTCCCGCCCGACCTGCCGGTCGCTCAGGGGGCGCGGTCGGATTTCAGCAATTCGGTGAGCCGCTGCTGCTCCTCGGGTGAAAGGGGCGCCACCTGGCGCGAGGCTGG is a window from the Hyphomicrobiales bacterium genome containing:
- a CDS encoding transporter substrate-binding domain-containing protein, whose protein sequence is MARILLSQGLRPGLALALFLIVLAPRALAQTTASLDEVNQGRLTILTSGVADPSAPSIAAIADLARLFDRPGRLRIVPALGYGQVANVRDVLRLRGIDMGVMNADVLRFLSIERQFARAQRDLRLVTPLYENTLLVVARDNVPDLASLAGRVLVTPGLDTPEHISARTLFSLLGIEIAIEHRQDRNPLDQVAAGRADATLIVAGDLDAALGAVARRKGLRVLPVPASEAVAAVYRPVRVASAATPGGLDTVGVATLLVSFNWKSDSPRYQPVRTLIDTMFRRFADLRDPSRHPIWRTFDPDTAIPEWQHLDRVAELLSSTRTARARIDAERVPPSASPVQRPAPEGEDPRSVEVPLARLPAASGATPPPADRGTASTGLTTRGETTAAVVDAATVPVAPPGGANAVASPVESSNAGASPPTRLANAEGAASATTSSDGASSGPRKVADDVSDETPGLGLRLAAVAIDQFADQSLPAGGVAVELLRTALTESTPEGEGAAVASLEWVGEGETMLVERLAAGEFDAMLPVVLPNCERPGEITLRSALACDNYRFSAPIMQTLLVLFARNSLEIDLAKGEELVGKRVCVPDDQDVSPLRDFVEDRGVSLGSVVVERRATPAACLALLAEGSADLMMTNDRIGQAAVEAAGLQERVRLLESPVGVITLHAAVLRAHPDAQKILARLNGALEELRQSRTFSMIIERQIVGN
- a CDS encoding transporter substrate-binding domain-containing protein; translation: MRKLRDLSTSLMALVVVPMLLAGLSRPAAAQECGREYVVQEGDSLARIARTVYGQAASWTIIFYANQDRLGAGNSLLVPGLSIRIPCVGQETNLPPAATVEAIPAAPAPITTSSSLRRVEFLTASGYAPFTERALENGGMLTEVVTAAMERLKAEATTPIEYNISWVNDWAAHLNPLLRNRAFDLGFPWFQPPCEQFNQLDEDSQMRCQSFFFSEPLFEPLILLFVRKDSTFEFNSDGEILGRTLCRPAGYFVFDLNQDGRNWLSENRITLLRPQSVEECFRLLVDGRIDGVALNEFTGRAALASLGLSNQVKAIERPLAISALRVTVPKTHPHARTLLYYVNSALRRLREDGEYDRIIDRHLTAYWEQLAEEERARTAEQAPKAEGGSSSAN
- a CDS encoding alpha/beta fold hydrolase gives rise to the protein MGSTSTQMSFAGWNGAKLSARLELPSEPPRAVALFAHCFTCSKDVFAATRIARGLADRAIAVLRFDFTGLGESEGEFAGTHFSSNVEDVVRAADHLRGVLAAPSILIGHSLGGAAVISAASRIPEVRAVATIGAPADVAHVLAHISPRLGEIEERGAADVTLGGRTFKIRREFVEDARAAGLLGKVAALGRALLVMHAPRDEVVGIENAARIFVAARHPKSFVSLDDADHLLTRRRDATYCARVIAAWAERYVAVDGAHDGGKEQAAMGALGVGPGGMENRDELAALGPASDGPPPAGVVRIEETGVGRFQQRVSSGSHILFADEPLDVGGDDSGPGPYDLLAAALGACTSMTLRMYGARKGLSLTRVRVDVSHGKVHAEDCSDCGEGRVGRIDCFERRIKVEGDLTGEQRARLLEIADLCPVHKTLELSSVIVTRLDEA